The window CCCCACATTCTCACCATGCTGGCTGAGTACAAAGCCAGTTTCATCGAAAAGATGGACGACGATTTCAACGCCCCAGCCGCTCTGGCCGTGCTGCAAGAACTCACTCGCCAGGTGAACATCTTGCTCAACGAGCAGGGGCCACACAGCCAGGGTACGCTGACCGCCATAGACCAGCTTTACCGCGAACTCGGCGGCGATGTGTTGGGCATTGTCCCGGAACAGGCCGAAGCCAGCGCCAACGCCGAACGAGAAGATGGCCTCATTCGCCTGCTGATTGATCTGCGCGCCGCTGCCCGTGCCCAAAAAGATTGGGCCACCTCAGACAAAATCCGCAACCAACTCCGCGACCTGGGCGTGGTCCTCGAAGACCGCGCCGATGGGACGATTTGGAAGCTGGAATAGTTTCAGTGTTCAGTGGTCAGAACTGAACACTGAACACTTCCCTCTCCCCCATGACCGAACTCCTCACCCGCCGTAACACAGTATTAGAGGCTCTGCACGGCCGTCGGCGGGAAATCGTCCGGCTGTGGCTGCAAACCGGGCTGGACCGCAAATTCACCCAACCCATTTACGACGCCGCCAAGATGCGCGGCATCCCCATCCAGACGGCCGATAAAGCCAGACTCAGCCAGCTTGCCCAGGATGGCAGCCACCAGGGGGTGGTGCTGGAAGTTGGCCCTTACCTTTACGCCGACGTGGACGAGATGCTGACCCTGGCCGCCGAACGCGGCGAAAAGCCTTTCCTGCTGCTGTTAGATTTATTACATGGGCCACAAAACATCGGCGCGCTGCTGCGCACGGCCGAAATCTGCGGCGTGCATGGCATTATCTTGCAAGACCGGCGCGCCCCAGACATCACCCCGGCGGTAGCCGAATACGCCGTCGGCGCGACGGAACATCTGTTCATCGCCCAGGTGGTCAACCTGGTCCATACCATGAAGCAGCTACAGGCCAAAGGGGTCTGGCTGGTGGGTCTGGACCTGGCCGAAGACGCCCAACGCCTGGGCGACGTGGACCTGAACCTGCCAATTGGCCTGGTGGTCGGCCACGAAGGTCAGGGCTTACGCCGCCTGGTCGGCGAAACGTGCGACATTATTTTGCAGCTTCCCATGCGCGGCCACGTGGCTTCGCTCAACGCGGCCGTGGCCGGTTCCATCGCCCTCTACGCCGCCTGGGCCGCCCGCGGCTACGAAGGCAGCTAGAGTTTAGAGCGAGAGGGAAGAGAGATGTCTCGCTCTCGCTTGAAGGAGGCAGCATCATGACGATGACGACCGCCGAAGAACGATTTGCCGGCTGCCTGCTGGGGTTGGCCTGCGGCGACGCCGTCGGTACGACGGTGGAATTTAAGCCGCGCGGCTCCTTCCCCCCGGTCACAGACATGGTTGGCGGCGGGCCATTTGGCCTGCCGGTTGGGGCCTGGACCGATGATACCTCAATGGCTCTCTGTCTGGGTTACAGTCTGGTGGAAACCGGCGGGTTCGACGCCGCCGACCAGATGAAGCGCTACTGCGACTGGCATGATCACGGGTACATGAGCAGCACCGGCCGCTGCTTCGACATTGGCAATGCTACGGCCGCTGCCTTGTGGCGTTACCAGCGCAGCAGCGACCCGTACAGCGGTTCGACCGACCCGCATTCGGCCGGCAATGGCTCCATCATGCGGCTGGCGCCGGTGGTGATGGCTTACACGCCGGACGAGGCGCAGGTCCTCCATTACGCCGGGGAAAGCTCTAAAACCACCCACAGCGCCGCCGAATGTGTGGATGCCTGCTGCTTGTTTGGCGGGATGCTGCACGCGGCTTTGCAAGGCGGCAGTAAGGCAGATATTTTGGCCTACCAGGGCTATACGCCGATAACGCCCAACATCCAGGCCATCGCCCAGGGCGCGTATCGGGGCAAATCGCTGGCGCAAATCAAAGGGTCTGGCTACGTGGTGGATTCGTTGGCGGCGGCGTTGTGGTGTTTTGCGACCACCGACAGCTATGAAACGGCCGTTCTCCAGGCGGTGAATCTGGGCGACGACGCCGACACGACAGCGGCGGTGTGTGGGCAAATTGCCGGGGCGTTTTACGGCCGTGCCGCCATCCCCGCGTCCTGGCGCAGCCGCCTGATCATGGGCGCGGAAATTGAGCAGTTGGCCCTTCGGCTGCAATCCCGACACCGTGATTTAAATAATTCACACGTTTAGATTGGACAAATCTCAGAAGATTTGTCCAATCTTCCGTATGTTATTTAATTTTCATTCCTCAGGGTCTAAATAAAATGCACAGCGTATCAAAGGGAAGCTGTGTCGCCACGTACTCTTTGCCGCCCACCACGCCTTTGACGGCGTAAGGCTGCGCCAGCAGCGGGTTGGGATATTCGGCGGTGCAAAGCAAACGGCCGTCTGTCACCTGACACACTCCAGACTGCCACTCCCCATCCAACCAGTACAACAAGGCCACGTCGGCCAGCGGTGTGCCCGCCGGAACCGTTATCGCAAAATCCACCGGCGTGCGCACCGGCCGCGCCCGGCATTCGGCCGCCCCCAGGTCGGTCATCGTCAGGCCGCCCTGGTGGTTGACGCTAACTGGTGGATATGGTTCACCGGTGGTCAGATCGGGGGAGATGACGGCCGTCAGCCCGCGTAAATCAGGCAATGGGCAGCCCACTTCGTCTGACTCCACGTTCAGCGCCAGATTCAGCCGATTGGCCGCTTCGCCGGCCAGGCGGCGCATTTGCTGGCCGTAGCCCAATTCGACCACATACGGCTGCCAGGCATAGCCGATGACGCCATCGGTGACGGATAGTGCGCCAAGACTGGGCAGCCCATCCAAAACAAGTTGGTACGCGCCGGGCGCGTTTAGCGGCAGGGTGAAGCGCTGGCAGCCACCTTCGTCTGGCTGGCAGGCGAGGGTCTGGCGTTGGCCGCCCGGCATAACGGCCGTTAAGACCAGCTTTTGCACCCCGGTTGGCTCGATGACTTGCACGGTCAGCGGGTCGGGCGTGGTGGGGCAAACGGCCGTCGCCAGTTGCAGGCTGACGCGCTGGCTGGTGACCTGACAGGTGGTCGGGATGGCGGCCGGCACGATGACGGCCGCTTGCCCCGTTTCATACCCCGGTTTGGCGGCGCGAATGTCGTAACCGCCGCCGCCGCCGGGAATTTGCGCCCGGCCGTTGACCCGCTCTGGCAGTTCCTGCCAGGGGCCGCCGTTCACGCGGTAGCTCACCTGCACCCGGTCCAGGGGGCGGTTTTTATCGTCCAGGAGGGTCAGGGTGACGGCCGTTTGCCCGGCATCGTCGCAGGGCAAAGGCGTCGGCGTTGCTTCGGCCGCGGCACAACCTATCAACCACACCCCAAGCCCTAAACAACACAACCAGACCCACCATCGTTGTTTCATCACGCCATCCTCGTTTTGTCAGGTTTAGCCGCCAATTGTAATCAACTCCGCGGCGCAGCCCAAACAGTGAACGGCCGCCAGGTCCAGGCTGGTTACTCTCTAATCGTCAACTGGGGAAAGGCGACCACGGCCGTTTCCCGGCCATAGTTCTCCCCTACCAACCCCACCTGCCCAACCAACTCGCCAACCTCACCGGCCCATAACAGCTCCCGGTTGATGCGCACGGCCGCACGGCCGCTGCCTTCCACCCCGCCCACGTTCAGCCAGATTTCGTTGGGTTCCGCGCCAGCATGAACGTGGGGCCAGGGCTGCCAGGGCAATACGGCCGTTTCTCCCAGCCGCACCGTCACATACCCCAACGGCGAGACCAACACCGTCAAGGCGGCCTGTTCATCGCCAACAATCAGGCCATAACCCACATCCGGCTCACCGGATTGATGGACGGCCGTTAACCACAGCGTGTAGTTCGCCGCCAGTAAAGGTTCGTCTAGCCAGCCAAGTGATTGGTTTTCGGGAAGGAGGATGGAGGGAGTTAACGGCCGCTGCCGCACGGCCGTGCCATTCAGGGCCGGGTCAAACAACCCAGCGCTGACCAGGGCCACGCCCAGGGACAGGGCGGCCAACAGCCCCAGCACCAACCAGGGCAGCGCGCGCCGCCGCTCAGGCAAAACGCGCCTCAAACAGCGCCCGGTCAAACGTCAGCGACCAGCCGCCGGTTTGCATCAGATTGGCCGCCAGCCAGCCCAATGTGTCTGAGCATTTGGCCGAGGTTCCATTACCGCCCGTCGCCACGTAGACGCGCTCCGTCAACTGGTCCACGTAGGGCTTGCCATGCGCGGTATAGGCCACCAGGCAGCGGTGCGTGTGGTATGCCTCGGCTTCCAGGCCAGGGATCATGCTTTGCAGCGCGGCGCGCATCGGTTCCAGCATCACGTCGCTGTCGCCGCCAATCATCCAGTCGCGCATCGCCTCCAGATCGGGCAGCCAGCGGTCGGCGGCTGTGTTACAGCCCATTTTCAGGTAGATACGGCCGTCTGGGTATTCAATGGGCGGCAGCAAATAAATGCCGTCCAGGTGCGGCGATTCAATCTGGTACAGCACTGTGGGCAGGCCACGCAGCCGCGCCGCCTCCGCTTCCGGCAGCCGCGCCAGCAAAATCGTCTCGCTTTTCACGCGCAAGTCCAGCTTTTGCGGCAGCAGATCGTAGCAGTTGGCAAAAGCCCCGGCGGCAATGAGTACTTTATGCGCCCACAGCACGCGCCCAACGTCGGTGGTGATGGCGACGGCGTGGGGATGGTGGGTAACGGCCGTCACCGTCTCGGCCACCACCCGCGCCCCCTGCTGTGCGGCGATGGTCAACTGCGCCCGCAGCAGCCCGCGTGGGTTAATGTAACCGGCCGGCGGCGGCTCCAACAATCCATGACAATGGGTCGGAAAGTGCAGCCGCGCATCCGCCTGTTTTAATTCCGCTGGCGTGGCATAGAGGGTGAAATCCAGGCTAAAGCGTTGGCCGATGGCGGCTACGGCCGTCAGGTAGGCCGCGTCGGACCCGTGCGGCGCGACATACAGCCCGCCTACCGGCCAGTAAAACGATAGGCCGCTGGCTTTTTCCAGGTAGGCATACTGCCCAATGGCCCGCTGCGCCAGCGCCGACCAGACGGCGTCATCGCTCAGGCGGCGGGTGATGCGCCCCTGGTCATAATGGCTGGCGAAGACGCCAGGAGGGCTGGCGAAGACGCCAGGAGGGCTGGCGAAGACGCCAGGAGGGCTGGCCCAATCGCCTGGATAGTTGGCCCACTCGGCTGGTTCGTCGGGACCGACGACAGCCACGTTGGGGGTAAGCTGGCTGAGGTAGCGCACCGCCGCCGCGCCCATCAGCCCTTTGCCGATGACGATGTAATCAAAAATATGGGAGTTGGACCGGTTGTGCATGATGCTGTCTCCGTGAACGGCCGTATTGTTAGCAGGCTTATCAGTCTTTATGGTAACACGACAATCGGCCAATTGTGACGGCCGTCCTCTTTTTTTACGGTTGTTTCACTCTACCGTTATTTTTGTTACACTCCGGTGGGATAAACAGGCTCAACAAATATCACGAGACATGTACGACAAAATTGCCCATTACTACGATTTAACCCATGATCAATTGACCGAAGATGTCGCTTTTATACTGGCGCTGGCGCAAGAAGGCGGCGGGCCAGTATTGGAATTGGGCTGCGGCAGCGGACGGCTGCTGCGGCCGCTGGCGCGGGCCGGGTTCCGCGTCACTGGCGTAGACAATTCTGCGGCGATGTTGGACCGGGCGCGGGTCAGGTTTGCCGGCGAGGATACGGCCGTTCAGCAGCGCCTCAGCCTCATCCCCGGCGACATGACCGCCCTGTCCCTACCCCACCAGACCCGCTTTGCCCTGGTCATCATCCCGTACAACACCCTGCTGCACCTGGATTCTGACCAGGCGGCGGCGGCGCTGCGGGGGATACGGCCGGTGTTGGGGGCAAACGGCCGTCTCTTCATAGACCTCATCAACCCCCTGGCCGTCGCCAACACGCCCAACGACGCCACACTGAGCCTGGAAGCCGTCTTCACCGACCCAGCCAACGGGTACACCGTGCTGCAACTGGCCGCCAACCGGTTGGACGATGGCGCGCAAACGCTGCACATCACCTGGATTTACGATGCCTCGCCGCCCGACGGCGGCCCCGTCCACCGTACCATCGCCCAGGCCACTTACCATTACCTCTATCCCCACCAGCTAGAACTGCTGCTGCGCGAAGCCGGTTTTCGCCTGCGCAGCCTGACAGGCGGCTACAATGGCGAGCCGTTCAACGAAGAGAGCGAGCGACTGCTGATTGTGGCCGAGCAGGCGTGAAGCGTCTGTCATGACGCCTGACGGACCCTTCGTCACCAACGCAAACAGGATCGGGCTGTTCCGTTACCCGGCGTGGCGCAGCACACCGCGCTGGGGGGCGAAGAGAAACACGAGGATAAAGATGAAGGTCGCCACCAGCACCACGGCCGGGCCAGAGGCGATGTTCAGATAATACGAGGCATACAAACCAGCCACGCCAGAAAACGCGCCGATGAACGCCGATACGCCCATCATCGTCGGCAGTCGCCGGGTGAGCAGCGAAGCCGCCGCCGCCGGGGTGACAAACATCGCCAGCATCAGGGCGATGCCCACCACCTGCAACGCCACGACAATGGTCACGGCAATCAGGATGAGCAGCAGGTAACGCAAAAAGTTCGTCGGCAGGCGTAAGGTGACGGCCAAAATTGTATCGAAGGAGATGACCAGAAATTCTTTATAGAACAGGAAGATTGTCAGCAAGACGATGGCCCCGAGAACGGCCGTTGTCCACAAATCCGCCACCGTCACCCCCAGCAAATTGCCAAACAAAAAGTGCGCCAGGTCCAGGGTGTAATTACCCGACGCCGACAACAAGGCCACGCCCAGAGCAAAAAGCCCGGCAAACACCACGCCGATGGCCGTATCCTCTTTTAGCAGGCCGCGATCCGTCAAAGCGCCAATGCCCAAAGCTGTCAACACGCCAAAAATCAGCGCGCCAACCGCCAGCGGCCAGCCCAGCAAAAAGGCGATGACCACGCCGGGCAAAATGGTATGCGCCAGCGCATCGCCAAAAAAGGCCATGCCACGCAGCACCACATATGTGCCCAGCACCGAGCAAACCACGCCGACGATAACCGCAGCCACCAGGGCGCGGACGATAAAACTAAATTGTAGGGGTTCGAGGAGCCAGTTCATAAGAAGTTGGGAGTTGGGAGTTGTTGGTTGGGAGTTGGGAGTTGTTGGTTGGGAGTTGCTTTGCTATCAACTATCAACTATCAACTATCCGTCATGATCGCAGCAGGTGTCGGCCAGGAGCAGGTCGCCGTCGTTGAGGACGGTCATGTGGCCGCCATAGGCTGCCAGGAGGTGATCGGTGGTGAGAACGGCCGTTGCCCTGCCCAACGCCACAATCCGCCGGTTCAACAGCATCACCCGGTCAAACCGCTCGGCCGCCAGATTCAGATCATGGGTCGCCACCAGCACCGTCACCCCGTCAGGCCGCAGCCCGTCTAAAATCTCAAAGATCGCTTCCTGGCTGGGCGAATCCAGGCCAGTCAGCGGCTCGTCCAACAGCAGCAGTTCTGCCTCTTGCGCCAGCGCGCGGGCAATGAACACCCGCTGCTGCTGCCCGCCAGACAATTCGCCAATCTGCTTATGGGCCAGATGGGTGGCCCCCACCCGCTCCAGACTGCGCCGTGCCACCGCCCAATCCTGGCGGCGCGGCCAGCGGAAGAAGCCAATTTGCCCCACCCGCCCCATCATCACCACGTCTTCCACCGTCACCGGGAAAGACCAATCAATCTGGCTGCGTTGGGGCACGTAGGCGATGCAAATATGACCATCCGGCCCATGCCCAAAGATGTTTACCTCGCCCTGACCGGGCTTCAAGGTTCCCACAATCAGCTTAAACAGTGTGCTTTTGCCGGCGCCATTTGGACCCACCACGGCAATGCGCTCACCGGCTTCCACCCGGAATGAAACGTTTTCCAGGGCGTAATCCACGCCGCGCTGCGTCGTGACGCCATTGACGCCGGCCGCATAGGCCACCGTGACGCCCTTCATTTCCAGGGTCGGTTTGTCTTGCTCGTGGGCCACGCCACGATGGGTCATTTGTCGGACTAATTCAGCCATATTCGGTTTATACCACGCTTATTGCAGACCGGCGACGATTGTCGCGACGTTGGCGCGGAACATGCCGATGAAGCTGTCTGCGCCACTGCCAGCCGGACCAATCGAGCCAGTATACAGCGTCATGACTTTGACTGTATCACAGTTTTTTAGCTCGGCGGCGACGGTTTGGGCCAGTTTGTCGTTGGCTGTCGTTTCGGCGAAGATGGTGCAGATGTTGTGTTCGTTCATCACAGCAATCAGGTTCGATAGATCGCTGGCGGAGGGTTCGGCCAGAGTGCTGATGGCCGGGATAACCGTTCCCAGCATTTCAAAGCCATAGGCGTCGGCGAAATAGCCAAATGCCTCGTGGTTGGTCACTAAAGCTCGTTTTTCGGCCGGGATGGCCGCCAGCTGCGCGATGGCGTCGGTTTGTAGTTGGTCTAATTCGGCCAGATAGTTTTCCGCGTTGGCGGCGTACACTGCGGCCTGATTGGGGTCTAGTTGGCTTAAAACCTGGGCGATATTGCGCGTCCATTGGGCCACATTGGGCGCCGACAGCCAGGTGTGGGGGTCCGCGCCGCTGTGGTGATGGTCAGCTTCGGCTTCGTCGGCGTGGTCCGCCTCGTCGGCGTGGTCCGCTTCGCCAGCGTGGTCCGCTTCGTCGGCGTGGTCCGCTTCGTCGGCGTGGTCCGCCTCGTCGGCGTGGTCTTCGCCGCCAAACGGCCGTGGCGCAATTCCGGCCGAAACAGGCACAATCGGAGCATTCTCGCTGATAGTTGCCAGATTTTGCAAGAGGGCTTCTTCTAAATCCCAGCCATTGACCAGAATAACATC of the Candidatus Leptovillus gracilis genome contains:
- the rlmB gene encoding 23S rRNA (guanosine(2251)-2'-O)-methyltransferase RlmB yields the protein MTELLTRRNTVLEALHGRRREIVRLWLQTGLDRKFTQPIYDAAKMRGIPIQTADKARLSQLAQDGSHQGVVLEVGPYLYADVDEMLTLAAERGEKPFLLLLDLLHGPQNIGALLRTAEICGVHGIILQDRRAPDITPAVAEYAVGATEHLFIAQVVNLVHTMKQLQAKGVWLVGLDLAEDAQRLGDVDLNLPIGLVVGHEGQGLRRLVGETCDIILQLPMRGHVASLNAAVAGSIALYAAWAARGYEGS
- a CDS encoding FAD-binding oxidoreductase, coding for MHNRSNSHIFDYIVIGKGLMGAAAVRYLSQLTPNVAVVGPDEPAEWANYPGDWASPPGVFASPPGVFASPPGVFASHYDQGRITRRLSDDAVWSALAQRAIGQYAYLEKASGLSFYWPVGGLYVAPHGSDAAYLTAVAAIGQRFSLDFTLYATPAELKQADARLHFPTHCHGLLEPPPAGYINPRGLLRAQLTIAAQQGARVVAETVTAVTHHPHAVAITTDVGRVLWAHKVLIAAGAFANCYDLLPQKLDLRVKSETILLARLPEAEAARLRGLPTVLYQIESPHLDGIYLLPPIEYPDGRIYLKMGCNTAADRWLPDLEAMRDWMIGGDSDVMLEPMRAALQSMIPGLEAEAYHTHRCLVAYTAHGKPYVDQLTERVYVATGGNGTSAKCSDTLGWLAANLMQTGGWSLTFDRALFEARFA
- a CDS encoding ADP-ribosylglycohydrolase family protein; amino-acid sequence: MTTAEERFAGCLLGLACGDAVGTTVEFKPRGSFPPVTDMVGGGPFGLPVGAWTDDTSMALCLGYSLVETGGFDAADQMKRYCDWHDHGYMSSTGRCFDIGNATAAALWRYQRSSDPYSGSTDPHSAGNGSIMRLAPVVMAYTPDEAQVLHYAGESSKTTHSAAECVDACCLFGGMLHAALQGGSKADILAYQGYTPITPNIQAIAQGAYRGKSLAQIKGSGYVVDSLAAALWCFATTDSYETAVLQAVNLGDDADTTAAVCGQIAGAFYGRAAIPASWRSRLIMGAEIEQLALRLQSRHRDLNNSHV
- a CDS encoding methyltransferase domain-containing protein, whose product is MYDKIAHYYDLTHDQLTEDVAFILALAQEGGGPVLELGCGSGRLLRPLARAGFRVTGVDNSAAMLDRARVRFAGEDTAVQQRLSLIPGDMTALSLPHQTRFALVIIPYNTLLHLDSDQAAAALRGIRPVLGANGRLFIDLINPLAVANTPNDATLSLEAVFTDPANGYTVLQLAANRLDDGAQTLHITWIYDASPPDGGPVHRTIAQATYHYLYPHQLELLLREAGFRLRSLTGGYNGEPFNEESERLLIVAEQA
- a CDS encoding zinc ABC transporter substrate-binding protein translates to MPEFYLPRRAIILWISTILLAVLVGCGQTAAEPQAAATAVQANQESEAGLTMLVLPELTAVALDGRPLRVVATTSIIGDVVGQIGGEAIELTTLMGPGQDPHSYEPSASDFTQVAQADVILVNGWDLEEALLQNLATISENAPIVPVSAGIAPRPFGGEDHADEADHADEADHADEADHAGEADHADEADHADEAEADHHHSGADPHTWLSAPNVAQWTRNIAQVLSQLDPNQAAVYAANAENYLAELDQLQTDAIAQLAAIPAEKRALVTNHEAFGYFADAYGFEMLGTVIPAISTLAEPSASDLSNLIAVMNEHNICTIFAETTANDKLAQTVAAELKNCDTVKVMTLYTGSIGPAGSGADSFIGMFRANVATIVAGLQ
- a CDS encoding metal ABC transporter ATP-binding protein, encoding MAELVRQMTHRGVAHEQDKPTLEMKGVTVAYAAGVNGVTTQRGVDYALENVSFRVEAGERIAVVGPNGAGKSTLFKLIVGTLKPGQGEVNIFGHGPDGHICIAYVPQRSQIDWSFPVTVEDVVMMGRVGQIGFFRWPRRQDWAVARRSLERVGATHLAHKQIGELSGGQQQRVFIARALAQEAELLLLDEPLTGLDSPSQEAIFEILDGLRPDGVTVLVATHDLNLAAERFDRVMLLNRRIVALGRATAVLTTDHLLAAYGGHMTVLNDGDLLLADTCCDHDG
- a CDS encoding metal ABC transporter permease, coding for MNWLLEPLQFSFIVRALVAAVIVGVVCSVLGTYVVLRGMAFFGDALAHTILPGVVIAFLLGWPLAVGALIFGVLTALGIGALTDRGLLKEDTAIGVVFAGLFALGVALLSASGNYTLDLAHFLFGNLLGVTVADLWTTAVLGAIVLLTIFLFYKEFLVISFDTILAVTLRLPTNFLRYLLLILIAVTIVVALQVVGIALMLAMFVTPAAAASLLTRRLPTMMGVSAFIGAFSGVAGLYASYYLNIASGPAVVLVATFIFILVFLFAPQRGVLRHAG